The stretch of DNA ATTACCGCCACTGATACGAAAACATCCCAACCAAAAAAAGACGAAATCCGATTAATCCAGAGTTGCTCAAAGAACAATGGGAAATTGAAACCATGTTCAAGCAGAAACGGAATAAATTGCGATAGTGGAAGAACGGTACCGGCAATGAAGCCCAGAAGATACAGGTTTTTGAGGCTCATCATTCTACTCTGTTTTTTTGATAAATAATTGGTCTTGGCCTTTAATTGTTTCACTCAATTTTCCCCGTTGCTTTTTCCAAATCGACTGTAGCCACCAGCAGGTCATAAATGGCCTGAATGCGGTTGCTCTGAGCTTGCCGCAGGGCTAGTTCAACGTCGGTGAGGTCGGTGAATTTTGCCAGTCCCTGCTGATAGCGGCTGCGGGTCTGGGCATAGCTGCGTTCGGCGGCCCGAACCACGGTATTTTGGCTACGCAGCCGGTCGCGGCTTTCGGCCTGTGCATCGAGTGCGGCCTGTACCTCGTTCGTAATCAGTCGTTTGGTGTAACGAAGTTGCTCCTGCGTTTGGTCGTAGGCCAGCCGTGCCTGCCGGATTTTGGGCGACGTTGTCGGGTTCCAGAGCGGGATGTTCAGTTGTAAACCCATAAATGCCACGAAAGGCCATTGGCTGCCCCGAAAATCGAAACTGTTCAACTGCGCCAGCGTACTTGCCTGCCCAATCAAACTCAGCGTAGGTAGTCGGCGAATGCGTTCGGCTTCGGTTTGTTGCTGCGTTTGGTCGAGCGAGAGCCGCAACTGCCGCAGTTCGGGTCGGTGGCTGAGTGCCTGTGCTACCGTGCCGGTGTCGTCGGTCAGGGCGTCGAAAGCTGTTTGTTCAGAACTGGCGGGCAAAGCGAGTGAATCGGTCAGCGTGAGGGGTGTATTGGCGTCGAAACCAAGCAAAACGCCGAGTTGGTTGGTTAGCAGCCGCCAGGTACGGTCGAGTTTCGAGAGGTTGGGTCTTAGATTTTCGACTTCCACAAATGCCCGGAGCGTATCGGCGTCGGTAGCTAACTGCGTGTTGTATCGGCTCCGGCTTTCGGCCAGCAGTGTTTGCGCCCGGTTCATGCTTTTGAGCAGCAGACTACGCTGTTCTTTGAGTAGCAATGCATTCAGGTACAGCTTTTTAGCTTCCGTGATTTGCCGCAGTGTTGTTGCCCGAAGCGTTTCGTCGGCAACCTGCCGGGCGGTTTGTGCCTGCCGTTTGGCAAGTTTCAAATCGGGCTGAAGCAGCGGCATTGCCAGATTGACGGCTCCGGTGTAAGCGTGGGTCAGAGCCGCTTCTACGGGCGTCAACCGGCCATTGTCGAAGGCGAACGCCCCTGTGTTGGGGTCGATGGTAAAAGCCGGGAAAAAGAACACCGGTTTTTTGATATTATACTGATACGACCCCTGCGCGTTGAGCGTTGGCCACCAGTTTCGCCGAACTTCATCGAGCCGCGCATCGGCCCGCAACCCGTCGTACTGAGCCGCCCGTACCTCGCCGTTTTTCTGTTGAATAAGCCGGGGAATTTGCTGGAGAGAGAGGTTGACCTGCGCCGACGCACCGCTACCTGCCAGCAGCACCAGCATAAGTCCGGCTGCCACTGGTTTTGCCAGTTTGCTACCCGGCACCTTGCTATTCACGTAGGATGCCAGCCGCGCAAAATAGACATACATCACCGGCACGAACACGAGCGTCAGAAACATCGAACTGCTCAGGCCACCGATGAGTGCCCACGCCAGACCGGTTTTGAGTTCGGCACCGGGGCCGGTTGCCAGCGCAATGGGCAGCATCCCGATTACCATTGCTAGCGTAGTCATCAAAATCGGGCGTAGGCGGGTGTGTCCGGCGTCGAGCAGAGCCGTAATCAGCGTCAGCCCGTTTTCGCGGTTTTCGTTCGTGCGTTCGACTAATAGAATGGCGTTTTTGGCGACCAAGCCGAGCATCATAATCAGACCGAGAATCGAAAAAACATTGAGCGAATTCATGGTCAACGCCAGCGCAAGCAATGCACCGATGATGGCAACGGGAATGGAAAAAAGCACGACGAACGGGTATAGCCACGAGTTGTAGAGAGCCACCATGATGAGGTACATAAATAGGATAGCCGCGCCGAATACGAAGCCGAGTTTGCCGAACGAATCGTCCTGTAATTCAAGGTCTCCACCATACGTAATCCGCACGTCGGTTGGCAGATTTAGCCGCGATACGACCTGCTTGATGCGTTCGCCAACGTCGCCAACGGGTCGCCCGATTACCTGTGCGTACAGCGTTACGGCGTTGCTGCGGTCTTTGCGCTCGAGTACAGCGGGCATAAACTCCTCCCGAATATCGGCCACCTGACTCAACCGTATCGGTTGCCCCGACGCGCTCATCAACGACAGTCGCCGGAGTTGGTCGGTGCGGCTCCGGTCAGCTTCGAGCAGCCGCACGCGAACGGTAATCGAATTGTCGTTTTGCAGAATTTTCAGGTCGTCGTACCCCGCCAGCGCAGTACGGATGGCCCCGCCAACAATCTCGGTGGTCAGGCCGTAGCGGGCCACTTTTTCGCGGTCTAAGTTGAGTTGGACTTCCGGTTTCAGACTCTCGCCCGACAGCCGGATGTCTGCCGTACCCGGAATCTGCCGCACCGCTTGGGCCAGCCGACGCGACTGTTTTTGTACCTCATCCCGATTTGTGCCATTGACAATCAGGATAATAGGCGTACTGGCATCAGACCCCAAAATACCGATAGGCGATACGCGAACGCGCAAACCCGGCTCCTGCGCCATAATTTCTTTAACCTGCCGCGACAACTCGGCCAGTGTTTTGGTGCGCTGCTGATTGGGCGTGAACGTTAGGTTCAGTTCGAGCGTGTTGGTGGTTGGAATACCGAATCCGTCGGGATTTGCGCCCACGTTCGTAAAGATTTTCACGACTTCAGGAATCCGGCGAATCTGCGTTTCAAGCCGTTTGGCAACGGCGTCGGTCTGGGCGAGGTTGGTGCCGTCGGGCAATTGTGCTATCACCTGCACTTCGCCTTTGTCGGCGGGGGCCGTAAACTCGCTGCCGACAAACCCTGCCATCGGCAACGAGAGCGAGCCTGCGAACAACGCCAGCACCAGCCCGACAACCGTTTTGCGGTGGCTCAACGCCCACGTCAGCAACGCCCGATACTGCCTGCTCAGCCGTTCGTACTGCTGCTCGAACCACAGCCCGAACCGACCCATCAGGGTTTGATTGGTCAGGTGTTCCAGCCTGCCAAACCGCGACGCGATCATGGGCGTGAGCGTAAACGAAACCAGCAGGCTGAACAGCGTAGAAATCACGACTACGAGCGCAAACTCGCGCATCAAATCGCCAATCAGGCCCGGCGCCAGCGACAATGGCACAAATACGACCACGTCGACGAGCGTGATTGCCACAGCCGCAAAGCCAATTTCGGTGCGTCCATCAAACGCGGCCTGCATCCTGTCTTTGCCTTTTTCCATGTGCTGGTAGATGCTTTCGAGTACCACAATCGAGTCATCGACCAGAATGCCAACCACCAGCGACAGGGCCAGCAGCGTGAGCAGGTTGAGCGAGAAACCCAGCAAAAACATAAAGACGAACGTAGATAGCAGCGAGGCCGGAATGGCAACCATCACAATCAGCGACGACCGCAAACTGTGCAGAAACACGAACATCACCAGCGCAACCAACCCGATTGCCAGACCCAGATCGACATTTACGGCATGGGCCGCTGCCAGCGTAAACTCCGAACCGTCCTGTGCCACGTCGAACCGTAGTCCCCGCGCCGAATAGTCGCTTTGCAGGGTTTGCATTTCGGCCCGCACAGCCTCGCTCACGGCCACGTTATTAGCTCCGGACTGCTTCGTAACCAATAAACCAACGGACGATTTGCCGTTGTAGCGGTTGATGTTTTCCACCTCTTTCGCGCCCGCCCGAATGGTTGCTACGTCGCCTAATCGGATTTTGGCTCCGTTTGGCGCGGTGGCAATGACAACGTCGCGCAGGCGGTTGAGATCGTCGGTTTTGCCGACTACGCGCACCGAAAACAGGGCGTCGCGGTCTTTGACGCTGCCCGCCGGTACATTCAGGTTGGCCTGCCGCAACGCGTCTGTCACCTGTAAAATCGATAACCGACGTTCGTCTAAAGCGCGGGCG from Spirosoma montaniterrae encodes:
- a CDS encoding DUF2834 domain-containing protein, whose protein sequence is MKQLKAKTNYLSKKQSRMMSLKNLYLLGFIAGTVLPLSQFIPFLLEHGFNFPLFFEQLWINRISSFFGWDVFVSVAVILVFITAEGHRLSQTERWLCYIASVVVGGSAGLPLFLYLRERAK
- a CDS encoding efflux RND transporter permease subunit, whose product is MNLTKLSINRPILVIVLFLALGILGVCSYTQLRYELLPNISTPFVTISTVWPGASPGELETGITRPIEEAVSTADKVKRITAQSLENVSLVTVEFRQGADPDKALQEAQRRVNDIVSTLPAGSKTPQVSKYSLADLPVLRVAITSTLPPLELGTLLKNQIKPRLAQVPGVGQINFVGLPETEVSVSLNARALDERRLSILQVTDALRQANLNVPAGSVKDRDALFSVRVVGKTDDLNRLRDVVIATAPNGAKIRLGDVATIRAGAKEVENINRYNGKSSVGLLVTKQSGANNVAVSEAVRAEMQTLQSDYSARGLRFDVAQDGSEFTLAAAHAVNVDLGLAIGLVALVMFVFLHSLRSSLIVMVAIPASLLSTFVFMFLLGFSLNLLTLLALSLVVGILVDDSIVVLESIYQHMEKGKDRMQAAFDGRTEIGFAAVAITLVDVVVFVPLSLAPGLIGDLMREFALVVVISTLFSLLVSFTLTPMIASRFGRLEHLTNQTLMGRFGLWFEQQYERLSRQYRALLTWALSHRKTVVGLVLALFAGSLSLPMAGFVGSEFTAPADKGEVQVIAQLPDGTNLAQTDAVAKRLETQIRRIPEVVKIFTNVGANPDGFGIPTTNTLELNLTFTPNQQRTKTLAELSRQVKEIMAQEPGLRVRVSPIGILGSDASTPIILIVNGTNRDEVQKQSRRLAQAVRQIPGTADIRLSGESLKPEVQLNLDREKVARYGLTTEIVGGAIRTALAGYDDLKILQNDNSITVRVRLLEADRSRTDQLRRLSLMSASGQPIRLSQVADIREEFMPAVLERKDRSNAVTLYAQVIGRPVGDVGERIKQVVSRLNLPTDVRITYGGDLELQDDSFGKLGFVFGAAILFMYLIMVALYNSWLYPFVVLFSIPVAIIGALLALALTMNSLNVFSILGLIMMLGLVAKNAILLVERTNENRENGLTLITALLDAGHTRLRPILMTTLAMVIGMLPIALATGPGAELKTGLAWALIGGLSSSMFLTLVFVPVMYVYFARLASYVNSKVPGSKLAKPVAAGLMLVLLAGSGASAQVNLSLQQIPRLIQQKNGEVRAAQYDGLRADARLDEVRRNWWPTLNAQGSYQYNIKKPVFFFPAFTIDPNTGAFAFDNGRLTPVEAALTHAYTGAVNLAMPLLQPDLKLAKRQAQTARQVADETLRATTLRQITEAKKLYLNALLLKEQRSLLLKSMNRAQTLLAESRSRYNTQLATDADTLRAFVEVENLRPNLSKLDRTWRLLTNQLGVLLGFDANTPLTLTDSLALPASSEQTAFDALTDDTGTVAQALSHRPELRQLRLSLDQTQQQTEAERIRRLPTLSLIGQASTLAQLNSFDFRGSQWPFVAFMGLQLNIPLWNPTTSPKIRQARLAYDQTQEQLRYTKRLITNEVQAALDAQAESRDRLRSQNTVVRAAERSYAQTRSRYQQGLAKFTDLTDVELALRQAQSNRIQAIYDLLVATVDLEKATGKIE